From Paenibacillus graminis:
CAGAACCGCGTGGCAGAGCTGGTGGAGCTTACGGGTCTCAAGGGTTTTGAAAAGCGTTATCCGCATCAGCTCTCAGGCGGTCAGCGCCAGCGTGTTGCCTTTGCCCGGGCGCTTGCGCCTGAACCGCAGCTGCTGCTGCTGGATGAACCGTTCGCTGCGATTGACGCAAAAATCCGGCAGGAGCTGCGTTCGTGGCTGCGCGAGCTGATTGAGCGTGTCGGCATCACCTCGATTTTCGTGACCCATGACCAGGATGAAGCCATTGAAGTTGCTGACGAGATCATGATTATTAATCAAGGCCGGCTGGAGCAGAAGGGCACGCCTTGGGACATCTATAAAGAACCGAAGACGCCGTTTGTCGCGACCTTTATCGGGGAGTCTACGCTGATCGGGAGCGCCGCGGAGCTGAAGGGCTTCCACAATACGGGAGGCAAGCCTACCAAGGCGCTGATCCGTCCGGAATATATCGAAGTAGGCAACCTGAATGAATTCAAGATGGCTTCGGCTACGGAGCAGGGCATCGTGAAACATCTGCATTTCCGCGGCAGCGAATGGCTGGTTGAGGTGGAAGTGAACGGCCATAAGCTGGTAACCTACCGCTCGCTGGAAAAAGAAACCCTGACCCCTGGCCAGGAAATCGCGGTGCTTGTCCACCGTGCTTATCTTTTCAACGACGAGCGGAGCTGGATTCAAGAGAACGGATTGAAGGAAGACCCAATGCCTGTCTTTATCTAACTAAAGGATGTGTCGCCGGGATGAGGTTTTTCAAAAGGAGCAGACAACTGCACGGCTGGCGGGCTGCCCTAATGCTGGCAATACTCGCGCTGGCGGTGACCGGGTGCGGGAACGGACAAGAAAGCTCTGCGGCTGTGAAGCCGCAAGGGGATCTTACGCTGGTGGTAGGAGCCTATAGTGTGGCGAAGGATGCCATGGGCGAAATTCTGCCCCTGTTCGCGGCAGAGTGGAAGGCCAAAACGGGGCAGACGCTCACGTTCCAGCAGTCTTATGAGGCATCGGGAACCCAGGCCCGGGCCATTGCCGGCGGATTTGAAGCCGATGTGACGCTGCTGGCGATGGAAGGCGATGTCGACAAGCTGGTGAAGGCGGGACTGGTTGAAGCGGACTGGAAGAAACGGGGCGTGAACGGGATGGTGACCCGCTCGGTGGTGGCGCTCGGTACCCGGGAGGGGAACCCTAAGGGCATTCATGATTTTGCCGACCTGGCGAAGCCGGGAGTAAAGGTGCTCTATCCCAACCCCAAAACCTCCGGGGGAGCCCAATGGGACATCAATGCCATCTATGGGGCAGGATTGAAGCTGTCCGAGGAGCAGGAAGGGGCAAAGGACCCGGCTGCCGCCAAAGCTTTTTTGGAGAGCGTACACGCCAATGTAGAATCTCTGGATAAAAGCGGGCGGGCTTCCATGGCGGCTTTTGAATACGGGGTGGGCGATGTGATCGTCACTTATGAAAATGAGCTTCTGGCCCGGATCGCGCAAGGCGTTAAGTATGAGGTGATTATTCCCAAGAACACGATCCTGATCGAAAATCCGGCAGCGGTCGTGGATAAGTATGCTGAGGAACATGGCACCAGCGAAGCTGCAGGCGCATTAGTGGATTATTTGACCACGCCGGAGGCACAGCAGGTTTTTGCCAAATATGGGTTCCGGCCCGTTGACAAGCAGGTGTATGCAGAGAATGAGAGCCGTTATCCGGTGCCGGCGGGTCTGTTCGATATTTCCTATCTGGGCGGCTGGAATGAGGTTCGGACGACACTGTACTCGAAACGCGGCATCTGGTATCAGGTGCTGGCCGGAATCTAGGGCACGGAACGATGAGTGATGGGTTACATGAGTATGAGTTTATGAGTAAGATGAGTAAGATGAGTATATGAGTAGTATGGGTATATGAGCATAGATTGGAATTGGATTAGTAAAAGAGTTGTCTCATCGGCGGGCTAGCCTGCAGAACGGGATGGCTCTTTTTTGGTTTTTATGTCCGGCCTGGCGTGTGCAGCAGCGAAAGAACAGAGCTGCTTTCGAAGAAGATGCTGAACGGCATGAAAGATTTTGGGGGGGGCAGTAAATTAAACTGGAATGTTGTACAGCATGCAGGTAGTGCGGCGGATTTAATGTGGAATGAGCAGAGATGTTGTAAGGCGTGCAGGATTTGGAGTAAATGTGGGGTGAAGCGAGCAGAAATGTTGTATAACGTGCAGGATTATCTCAGGTCGCTGCTCAAGGTGCATAGTCTAACGGTGGTGTGTTGGGAAAACGAGTCCTCTCTTTCACTAACAGGATGCAATCGATCGCTGAGCTGTTCTATAATGGTAAAGTGTTTTTGGAACCGTGATGATATTAGAAGGAGGTCTTGCTTGTGGACACATTGGTATTTTTGGGAACTGGAGACGCCATGGGCGTACCCCGGGTATATTGCAGCTGCGAGACCTGCATGGAGGCAAGAAGCAGCGGAGACAACGCCCGGCTGCGCTCCTCCGTGCTTATCGATAATGGCAGTGATTTCTGGGTCATTGACTGCGGGCCGGATTGGCGGCGGCAAATGGAGCTGCAGGGGCGGCGGAGCATGCGCAGGCTGCTGGTGACACATCCGCACTTCGATCATATCGGCGGACTGCCGGAATGGGCCGACAGCTGCCGCTGGATGGGGTACAGAGGGGAGCTCTATGCTCCGGCGGAGGTGATCCCAGTGATTCAGCGGCAGTATCCGTGGCTTGGCGGACATATCGATATGATTCCGTGCGATGGCGGTCTTGAGCTGGATGGCTGGCAGGTCCGCACCTGGCGGGTTAACCACGGGAAGAACGGCTACTCCTACGCCTACCGGCTGGAAAAGGACGGCTACGCCTGGGTCTATTGCCCGGACTCGATTTCGCTGGGACCGGAGGAGACAAAGCATATGCATGGAGCAGATCTGCTGGTGCTGGGGACAAGCTTTTATTATGAATCCGCCGAGCTGTCCACCCGTTCGGTGTACGATATGACCGAAGCGGCAGAGCTGCTGGACATCGTGGAGCCGGTCCGTGCGGTGTATACGCATATGTCGCATGATGTGGATATGAGAAAAGACTATATTCTGCCGGGGAATGTGACGCTCGCGGTAACGGGGCTCAAGCTGCAGCTGGGTCACGGCAAAGGTTGAGACTCATAGAGGAATTCCGGTTGTTTACGGAAGTCAGTCGGATTAGAACTCGAACTTTTGCTTGAGAGAAGCAGGTGAGCAGGTGTTAGTTGGAAAAAGGGAACTTATTTCCTTAAAAAATCAATGATTGAGAGATTTTAGTGGAAAAAGGGAACTTAATTGGGCAATATTACTCTTCCAGGAGCAAAATGAGCTGAATTAGTGCCCCTTTTTCCACTTCGCCTGGGGAGTACAGGGGATTCGAACGAATTAGTGCTCCTTTTTCCACTTCGCCTGGGGAGTACAGGGGATTCGAGCAAATTAGTGCCCCTTATTCCACTTAACTAATGGGGACTGTCCCAGGTTTCATGAAGGGTCCTCAGACAACGCTAAACTGAAATCTAAAACGGCTGCGCCGTCCTTCACTGGACAACGTAGCCGTTTTATTTTGTCGTGTCCGTTAATTCATCGTCATGCCGCCGGTCACGTTAATGGCCTGGCCCGTCATATAAGAGGCCAGCGGGCTGGCGAGGAACAATACCACATTGGCTACATCCTCCGGTTCGGCCGTCCGGCCCAGCGGCACCTGCGAGCGGTCCTCGGCCAGAATATCCTCCGGCTGCATGCCGCGCAGGGCTGCACCTTCCACACGCTCGCGCCGCTTCATGTCTGTCTCGACGATGCCGGGACAGACGGCGTTCACCAGAATTTGCGCTTGGGCCAGCTCCAGCGCCATCACCTTGGTGAAGCCAAGCACAGCATGCTTGGACGCGACATAGTTGCCCATGCAGCGGTAGCCGTTTTTGCCTGCCTGTGAGGCAATATTGATGATGCGGCCGCCTCCGCCCTGGTGCAGCATTTGTCTGGCTCCCGCCTGGGAGACCAGATATACGCCTTTGGCGTTGATATCCATGACCTTGTCCCAGTCTTCCTCCCGGATATCCACGGCGTAATCCATCGTCGAGGTCCCGCTGTTGTTCACCAGGAAATCGACTCCGCCAAAAGCCTCCACAGCAGTGTCAATCAGCCGCGCAGCGTCCGCACTTACGGTAACATTCATCTGAATCTGCACCAGCCGGTCATGGATACGTTCAATGCCGGGGCGGCAGGCGATATCTCCGATAACTACATTCGCTCCGGCCTTAAGGAATAAATCAGCGATTCCCCTGCCGATTCCGGTGAGTCCTCCGGTTACAACAAGGGTTTTGCCGGCAAAGTCAATATTCAGCATCGTATGAAGGTTCCTTTCAGGCTAGCTGCGGAAGGGATCATCACTGATGCCGGCCTCCAGCACAAGTCTGGCGTATTCCTTAGCGCTGAACAGGGAGTGGTCTTTATAGTTGCCGCATTCCAGTGCGGACACAGCCGGCACATGCTCGGTTTCCAGCACTTTATGCAGGACCTTGGTCAGTGCAGCGGCAACATCGGCCGGATCATGCTCATCCCAGATGATCAGATAAAAGCCGGTTCTGCAACCCATCGGAGAGATATCAATGATTCCCTCGAGCTCGTCACGCAGGTAGGTAGCCAGCAGATGCTCCAGCGTATGGACTGCTGCCGTGGGCAGAGCGTCGGCATTCGGCTGCAGGAAGCGCAGATCATATTTTTGAATGGTGCTGCCTTTCTCGTTCTTCTCCGTCCCTGCGACCCGCACATAAGGGGCCTTTACCTTCGTATGATCCAATTGGAAACTTTCAACTTTTGCCATGTGTTCCTCTTCCTTTCGGCCTTTTCATATCAAACTATCACAATGAATAAGAGAAGTAAATAGTTAATCCAAGTATACTAATCTGCTTAATTAAAATGTGTTGACACGTATATTAATGCATTGTAAGATATGAATCAAATTAATTCACATCAACTTACTAGGAATAATAGGGGGAGAAACATCCGTATGAAGAAAACATGGATTCATTCAACGTTGCTGGTCGTCGCCGTCGCTTTATTTACTGCCGGATGCGGCAATGACAGGGAAGCTTCCGGTGCTGGCAGCAATTCCTCCGCACAAGAGAAGAAAACACTGAAGATCAGCTTTAATCCCGGACCTTACAGCGACCAGTTCAAGAACGGCGTTGCGCCTTATCTGGAGAAGAAGGGCTATACCATTACCTATAAAGAGTTCACGGACGGCATTCAGCCCAATGTGGCGGTAGCGAACGGCGAAATTGATGCCAACGTGTTCCAGCATTCGTTATATCTGCAGTCGATTAATGAGCGGGAAAAAATAGATCTGGCGGGTGTAGTGCAGGTGCCGACTCCTCCAATGGGGCTGTATTCCAAAAAACATGACAGCCTGGATGAAGTGAAGGATGGCGATCAGGTCAATCTGCCGAATGAACCGGTAAATATGCTCCGGGCACTGAATGTGCTGAAGGATGTGGGCTGGATTACACTGAAAGACAACATTGATCCTTTACAGACTTCGCTGGCTGACATTACCTCGAATCCGCACAACCTGAAGTTTATTGCCACCGAGCCGGCACAGGGGCCGCGGGCGCTGGAGGATGTGGATTATGCCGCGATTCAGGGGAACTTCGCCGTATCGAATAACATCAAGCTGACTACGGCCCTGCAGCTGGAGAATATGACTGATCCGTTCACGAATATCGTGGCAGTGGACAGCAAGAACAAGGATGCTCAATTTGTTAAGGATATCATCGAAGGGTACCATTCGGATGAATTCCAGAAATACATCAAGTCGAACCCGGATTATGAAGGCTACAAGCTGCCGGCGTATTTTAAATAATAATACCCTTCCGATCTGTCATTCCTCTTCAGCGGGGAGTGGCAGATCATTGTCTATTCCAAAGAATTTGCGAAGAGGTGCAAGAGCATGGATTTTATACCCTCCAGAAACGTCACAGAGCTTCCCGGTAATTATTTCAACGCTATGAAAGCCAAAATCGCCTTATACCGCAGCAGAGGAATCGATGTCATTGATCTGGCCAGCGGCAATCCCGACCAGCCGACGCCGGAACATATTGTTGCCGCCTTGAAGGAGGCGGTCGACAAGCCGGAGAATCAGGGCTACCCGCCCTTTTATGGCAAAAGCGCTACGCTTGAAGCCATCGCTGCTTTTTATCAGCGTGAATATGGGGTGGATCTTGACCCCGAGACGGAAGTCGCAGTGTTCAGCGGTTCAGGAATCGGGGTGGTCGGCATTCCGCAGAGCCTGCTGAATCCGGGAGATCTGCTGCTGACGGTGGACCCCGCCTATCCGGCCTATCACGCGGCGGCCGCCTTAGCCGGAGCCCGTGTTCATACGATCCCCGTCCATGAAGCCGAGGGCTTCCTACCTGATTACGGGACAGTTCCGGAAGAATTAGCCCGTCAGGTCAAGCTGCTGATGCTGAACTATCCCAACAATCCGACGGGGGCGGTGGCTACGGCGGATTTCTATGAGCGGACGCTTGCTTTTGCGGCCCGTTATCGATTTCCGGTGCTGAACGATTTCGCATACGGGGCTTTTGGCTTTGACGGCCATAAGCCGGTCAGTCTGCTGCAGCAGCCGGGCGGCAAGGAATATGGCATTGAGACCTATACGGCCTCCAAAACGTTCAACATGGCCGGCTGGCGCTTCGGATTTGCCGTGGGCAACGCCTCGATTATCGCGGCACTGAAGCATTATCACACCCAGGCGTACAGCACGGTGTTCGGTGCAGTGCAGGATGCGGCGGCGGCCGCGCTGCTGGGTCCGCAGGAGGGGGTTGCAGAGCTTGGCAGACTGTATGAGCGGCGGCGTGATGTGCTGGTCGCCAGACTTCGGGAGCTGGGTTGGGAGATCAACGCTCCGCAGGGCACCTTTTTTGCCTGGTTCAGAGTCCCGGAAGGCTATACAGCGGCGTCTTTCGCCGCATGTCTGCTGGATGAGGCGCAGGTTGCCGTCGCTGAAGGCGGCGGTTTTGGAGCGCAGGGTCGCGAATATGTGCGGGTCAGCCTCGTGAACAGCGAGGACAAGCTGAACGAAGCCGTTGACCGGATTGCGGCAGCGGGCATTTTCAAACGGGTCAAGTTATCGGCAGGTCAGGAGGCGGTGCGCCATGATTGAGATTAAAAATGTATACAAAACCTTTGAACGCAAAGGCCAGTCCATTGAAGCCCTGCGCGGCGTCAGCATAAGTATTGCCAGAGGGGACATTTACGGCGTTATCGGCTACAGCGGGGCCGGCAAAAGCACGCTGATCCGCCTGGTCAACGCGCTGGAAAGGCCCACTTCCGGGGAAGTGCTGGTGGAAGGCCAGGATCTTGCAGGCTATAATCCGGCAGAGCTGCGGCAGGCCAAAAAGAACATCGGGATGATCTTTCAGCATTTCAATCTGCTGGAATCCAAAACCGTGTTCGACAACATCGCCATTCCGCTGGTGCTGCTGAAGCGAAGCAAACAGGAAATCCGCGAGCGGGTGACCGAACTGCTTGAATTCACGGGACTCGGGGATAAAGCGCACAGCTACCCTAAGGAACTATCAGGCGGGCAAAAGCAGCGGGTCGGCATTGCCCGGGCGCTGGCGAGCAATCCCTCCATTCTGCTCTGCGATGAGGCAACTTCGGCGCTTGATCCGCAGACAACCAAGTCAATTCTGGAGCTGCTCCAAAAAATTAACGAAGAGTACAACATTACGATCATGATCATCACCCATGAAATGGCTGTCATTCAGCAGATCTGTAACAAGGTGGCCGTCATGGAGCGCGGGGAAATTATCGAACAGGGCAATGTGCTGGATGTGTTCGGGAGTCCGCATCATCCGACGACGCAGAGCTTTGTGCAGACGGTTATACACAACAGTGTGCCGCAGAGCGTGCTGCATACCCTGAAGGCGGAAAGCGGACGGCGGCTGTTCAAGCTGAAGTTTGTCGGCGGGGCGGCTTCGGAGCCGATCATCAACAGCCTCATCCGCAGGTATGAGGTGGATGTAAATATTCTGTTCGCCAATATGACGGAGATCCAAAATACAACGCTGGGCAATATGATTCTGCAGATGCACGGCGACCATACAGTGATTGACCGGGCAGCGGATTTTATCGTCAGTCAGGGCGTTGAGATCACGGAGGTGGAAGCTTAAATGTTCGATTCAGTGATTACTTCGGAGCAGCTGTTTCAAGCGCTGAGGGAAACTGTAGTTATGGTGGGCGTGTCGTTGTTTTTCGGGGCGCTGCTGGGGATACCGGTTGGCATCATTCTGGTGATTACGCGTCCGGGCGGTGTGATGGAGAACCGGTTTGTGTACGCGGTCCTTAATCCGGTCATTAACATCATCCGTTCGCTGCCGTTTATTATTCTGCTTGTGGCCATTATTCCTTTTACAAGACTTCTGGTGCATACGTCGATCGGTACCAGCGCTGCGATTGTGCCGCTTGTTGTATATGTTGCCCCTTATATAGCACGGCTGGTGGAAAATTCTTTGCTTGAGGTCAGCCCTGGAATTATGGAAGCTGCAGAAGCGATGGGCGCGACTACTTTTCAGGTCATTTGGCATTTTCTGCTCCCCGAGGCTTTTGGTTCATTGATTCTGACGATGACAACTGCGACGATCGGACTGATCGGGGCTACCGCAATGGCTGGCACTGTGGGCGGCGGGGGGATTGGCGATTTGGCGATCTCCTATGGCTACCAGCGGTTTGATACCTTTGTGATGATTGTGACTGTGGCGATTCTGATTATTTTTGTCCAGGGCATTCAGTCCGCAGGGAACCGGCTGGCCCGCAAAGCCCGCCGCGGGTAAGCGCGGAACACGGAAGGGGATATGCTAGTGGAACCGCAGATTATTGTGCGCGCCGCGCCGCAGGAGTTCATTTGCAGGCCGGGCAGCTGGGGCAGTCTGGAACAGCATCTGCAGAAAAGAGGAATCCGCCGTGTGCTGGTGGTGCGCGGAAACAGGTCTTGGACGGCGGCTGAGCCGTATTGGCCGCAGTTGAAAGAGACAGAGGTGCACTACCATGTGTACAGCGGAGAATGCACCTACCGCGAGCGTGATGTCATTGCCGGCTATGCGTCAGAGCATCAGCTTGAGGCGGTCATCGCCGTGGGCGGCGGGAAGATTACCGATCTGGTGAAATCGGCAGCGGCCCAGCTGAAGCTGCCGGCCATTATTCTTCCGACCCTGGCTGCGACCTGTGCAGCCTGGTCCTCGCTCAGTGTGATGTACGATGAGCAGGGGGCGTTCATCCGCTTTGAGGTTTTTGCCAGCAGCAATGCGCTGGTGCTGCTGGACCCGGCAGTCATTGCCGCTTCGCCGTCAGAGCTGCTGGCCGCCGGAATCGGCGATACCCTGGCGAAGTGGTATGAGGCGGATGTCATCATCAGACATCTGGAGGCACCGCCGGTTGAGGTGGAGTTGGCCTGGGATGCGGCGCGGAGATGCCGCGAAAACCTGCTCCGCTACAGCAGCGCGGCGCTTGCTGCTGTGCGGTCAGGAGAGTTGAATGATGCCCTGACCCGGACAGCCGAAACGATCATTATGGTCGCCGGGCTTGTGGGCGGATTCGGCGAGGATTATGGCCGCACCGCAGGCGCCCATTCGGTGCATGATGCGCTGACAGCCATCCCGGAGACACACCGTCTGCTGCATGGCAGCAAGGTAGCTTACGGTGTGCTGGTGCAGCTGGCGCTGGAAGGGAACTGGCCGGAGATTGACGGGCTGCTGCCCTTTTATCAGGAGCTGGGCCTGCCGACCAGTCTTAAGGCCATGGGGCTGGACCACTTGACGAGGGAAGAATTGCTGAAGCTGGGTGAAAGGGCTGCTGTACCCGAAGCTTCCATCCATATGATGCCCCGCTTAATTACCGCTGACGCGGTAGCGGATGCGGTGGCAGAGCTGGAGGAATACATAACGGCTGGTCAGAGTCAGACAAAAGGAGCAAGCATCTTATGAGTATAGCGATTATCGGAGCCATGGAAGAAGAAGTAGCCCCGCTGCTGCCGAAGCTGAGGGATGTCCGCAGCCTGAAGGCGGGCGGGGGAAAGCTGTATGCCGGAGTGCTGGACGGGCAGGAGGTAGTGCTGCTTCAGTCGGGCATCGGCAAGGTCAATGCGGCAATGACCACCACGCTGCTGCTGGAGCGGTTCCACTGTGAGCTGATCATCAACACCGGGGCGGCTGGCGGTCTGGCTGCTGACCTGAAGGTTGGCGATGTAGTCATCGCCGAGGAGCTGGTCTACAGCGATGTGGATGCCACGGCCTTCAGCTATGCCTACGGGCAGGTGCCGCAGATGCCGCAGCGTTATCCGGCAGCGGCCGGGCTGCTTGCACAGGCGCGGAAGCTTGTCCGGCGCGGCGTTAGGCAGGAGCAGATTGTTACGGGGCTGATTACGACAGCCGATTCTTTTATCAGCGATCCGGAGCGGGCAATGTCCATTGTCAGCCGGTTCCCGGAGGCGAAAGCGACGGATATGGAAGGTGCGGCGATTGCCCAGACGGCCTATCAATCCGGTGTTCCTTTTCTGGCGGTCCGCGCCATATCGGATATTGCCGGCTCCGGGGCGGCCGGATTGTTCAAATCCCATCTGGAGCTGGCTGCGGCAAACTCGGCTGAGGTGGTGCTGGAGATTCTCTCCCGGTATAAGCCGCCTGAAAGCTTTGGAATCTAAAGAGAACCGTCTTTCAACTTGGGAGACGGTTTTTATTTGTGTGCGTAATGAAGCAGCCAAGATGGTCCATAAGCCTTCAATGTCTTGTGACTCCGCATATTAAACCGCATTTCCAAGATAGATAACTGCCATTATAATAGGAATATTCTGTTGAAAAATTAAAATCCGCACTAATTGCGCAGGAGGCTGAATACTGTCATGAAGTCAGATCCGTTTATCCCGGTCTTGTTTGATTTTCCCGAGTTCTTTGAGACTGAACGCCTGCTGGTGCGCGCCCCGCAGTGGGGTGATGGGGCAGTAGTGAATGAGGCGATCCGCGAGAGTCTGGAGGAGCTGAAGCTGTGGATGCCTTTTGCCCAAAGCATGCCGGCACTGGAGGAATCCGAAATATACGTAAGAGATTCCAGGCTGAAATTTCTGAACCGGACTGTGCTGAATATGCTTATTTTTCACAAGGCAGAGGGGACCTTTCTGGGGTGCACCGGTCTGCATCATATCGACTGGGAGACCCGCTGTTTTGAAGCCGGATATTGGCTGCGGACCACCAGCACAGGCAAGGGATACATCACCGAGGCAGTAAACGGAATTACCCGCTTTGCCATACAGGAGCTTGCGGCGAACCGGATTGAAATCCGCTGCAGCGGACGTAATGCCAAAAGTGCTGCCGTTGCCGAACGTGCGGGTTTTTTACTGGATGGCATTCTGCGCCTTAACACCCTCGGCCTGGATGGAGAACTGCATGACTCCAAGGTATACGCCAAGGTACGGGGAGCCGAATTTTAGAGGATGTTGGAGCATTAATGCTGAAGCGATGAAGCGGGTCCGGATGCATGATGAAGAATTAGGGGGAGCTATTGATAAACGCTAGTTACTTAGAAACGAGGCCATCCAGTAGATATGCGGAACATGACCCGAAACAGACCGGAAATAAGAACACCAAGCATCAGAGACTAATGATTGTTTACTTTTTATGAAAATCTCCATTTGAACTCATGTATCACAGATATCCAATATTAGTTTGCCCTTGGTTTGGTGATTTGGAGTGCG
This genomic window contains:
- a CDS encoding GNAT family N-acetyltransferase; protein product: MKSDPFIPVLFDFPEFFETERLLVRAPQWGDGAVVNEAIRESLEELKLWMPFAQSMPALEESEIYVRDSRLKFLNRTVLNMLIFHKAEGTFLGCTGLHHIDWETRCFEAGYWLRTTSTGKGYITEAVNGITRFAIQELAANRIEIRCSGRNAKSAAVAERAGFLLDGILRLNTLGLDGELHDSKVYAKVRGAEF